A stretch of Bradyrhizobium sp. AZCC 2262 DNA encodes these proteins:
- a CDS encoding xanthine dehydrogenase family protein molybdopterin-binding subunit codes for MNTHVKTISGEPADLSRRSFLVGTAAAGLALGYSAVPGLVGSDQAFAAPANFDASVWYSIAPDGIVTVTCGKADMGQHIASTMAQIVSEELGSSWKDMRVQLASNDPKFNDPVLGAQITGGSWSTMMNFDAMSRAGAAGRIALTEAAAASMGVPASELVVRNSTVSHPKSKKSMSFADIVKSGKITKTFTPDELKALKLKTPDQYTMVGVSVPQLDIPPKTNGSAKYGIDVNLPGMVYGKVVTPPVRFGATAKAVDESAAKKVPGFIKAVTLDDKTGSTTGWVVAVANTYANARKAADALKISYDGGPNAKLSSESLLAEAKRLQGLEDSGQFFVKDGDTAAAFGTAAKVLEAEYTTSINIHAPLEPMNATAELKGDIWHIYSGNQFATRSGAIAAGAAGVDPKFVVMHQMWLGGGFGRRLDADMMVPAVQAAKAVGKPVKVIYSRENDMTMDYSRPLTFQKVKAGLDADGKLIALNHDVVSAWPTQRWGIPDFLSPSVDKKGPLDAFTVNGADFFYSVPNHNVRAIKNEMAHNATPSGQLRSVAPGWTFWAIESMIDELANAAGKDPAQYRIALLDGKGKNDGGAQRLRNTLLAAMGLAGYGTKQLPKGEGMGVACVSSQERATASWTACVAHVAVSSSGEVKVKKLTVATDVGMQVHPDNIRAQVEGAALWGMSLALFEKATLKDGGIEQTNFDTYTPLRMSQMPEVAVHVIANGEKPTGVGEPAVTVIAPALGNAIFNACGARVRALPITAEAVKANMKA; via the coding sequence ATGAATACGCACGTGAAAACAATCTCCGGCGAGCCCGCCGACCTCAGCCGCCGCTCGTTCCTGGTCGGCACCGCCGCCGCGGGCCTCGCGCTCGGCTACTCCGCCGTTCCCGGTCTTGTGGGCTCCGACCAGGCCTTCGCAGCACCGGCGAATTTCGATGCCAGCGTCTGGTATTCGATCGCACCCGACGGCATCGTCACGGTAACGTGCGGCAAGGCCGACATGGGCCAGCACATTGCCTCGACCATGGCGCAGATCGTGTCCGAAGAACTCGGCTCGAGCTGGAAAGACATGCGGGTGCAGCTCGCTTCCAACGATCCGAAGTTCAACGACCCCGTGCTCGGCGCGCAGATTACCGGCGGCAGCTGGAGCACGATGATGAACTTCGACGCGATGAGCCGCGCGGGCGCCGCGGGGCGTATCGCGCTGACGGAAGCCGCAGCCGCATCGATGGGCGTGCCGGCCAGCGAACTCGTGGTGCGCAATTCCACGGTCTCGCATCCGAAGTCGAAGAAGTCGATGAGCTTTGCCGACATCGTCAAGAGCGGCAAGATCACCAAGACCTTCACGCCGGATGAACTCAAGGCGCTCAAACTGAAAACGCCCGATCAGTACACCATGGTCGGCGTCTCGGTGCCGCAGCTCGATATCCCGCCGAAGACCAACGGGTCAGCCAAATACGGCATCGACGTCAATCTGCCGGGCATGGTCTACGGCAAGGTGGTCACGCCGCCGGTGCGCTTTGGTGCTACGGCGAAGGCGGTCGACGAGTCAGCGGCAAAGAAGGTGCCGGGCTTCATCAAGGCCGTCACGCTCGACGACAAGACCGGAAGCACCACCGGCTGGGTGGTGGCGGTGGCCAATACCTATGCCAACGCCCGCAAGGCGGCCGATGCGCTGAAGATCAGCTATGACGGCGGTCCGAACGCAAAATTGTCGAGCGAGTCGCTGCTGGCGGAAGCCAAACGGCTGCAAGGCCTGGAAGATTCCGGGCAGTTCTTCGTCAAGGACGGCGATACCGCAGCCGCCTTCGGGACGGCGGCGAAAGTGCTGGAGGCGGAATACACCACCAGCATCAACATCCACGCGCCGCTCGAGCCGATGAACGCCACCGCCGAGCTGAAGGGCGATATTTGGCACATCTATTCCGGCAACCAGTTTGCGACACGCTCCGGCGCGATCGCGGCGGGAGCTGCCGGGGTCGATCCCAAATTCGTCGTGATGCATCAGATGTGGCTGGGCGGCGGCTTCGGTCGGCGTCTCGACGCCGACATGATGGTACCGGCGGTGCAGGCGGCCAAAGCCGTCGGCAAGCCGGTCAAGGTGATCTACTCCCGCGAAAACGACATGACCATGGACTATTCGCGGCCGCTGACGTTCCAGAAGGTCAAGGCGGGCCTCGATGCCGATGGCAAACTGATCGCGCTCAATCACGACGTGGTCAGTGCGTGGCCGACGCAGCGCTGGGGCATCCCCGATTTCCTGTCGCCTTCGGTCGACAAGAAAGGACCGCTGGATGCCTTCACCGTGAACGGGGCGGATTTCTTCTATTCCGTGCCCAATCACAACGTCCGTGCGATCAAGAACGAGATGGCGCACAACGCCACCCCGTCGGGTCAGTTGCGGTCGGTCGCGCCCGGTTGGACCTTCTGGGCGATCGAAAGCATGATCGACGAACTCGCCAACGCCGCCGGCAAGGATCCCGCGCAATACCGGATCGCGCTGCTGGACGGCAAAGGCAAGAACGATGGTGGTGCGCAGCGTCTGCGCAACACCCTGCTCGCGGCGATGGGTCTTGCCGGTTACGGCACCAAGCAACTGCCGAAAGGTGAGGGCATGGGCGTGGCCTGCGTATCGTCGCAGGAACGGGCGACCGCAAGCTGGACCGCGTGCGTGGCCCATGTTGCGGTGTCATCAAGCGGTGAGGTCAAGGTCAAGAAGCTGACCGTGGCCACCGACGTCGGCATGCAGGTGCATCCCGACAACATCCGCGCCCAGGTCGAGGGTGCGGCGCTGTGGGGCATGTCGCTTGCGTTGTTCGAAAAGGCGACGCTGAAGGATGGCGGTATCGAGCAGACCAACTTCGATACCTACACACCGTTGCGGATGAGCCAGATGCCGGAAGTCGCCGTCCACGTCATTGCCAATGGCGAGAAGCCGACCGGCGTCGGCGAGCCGGCGGTGACGGTGATCGCGCCCGCACTCGGCAACGCCATCTTCAACGCCTGCGGCGCCCGCGTCCGCGCGTTGCCGATCACGGCGGAAGCGGTCAAGGCGAACATGAAGGCGTAA
- a CDS encoding cupin domain-containing protein, which yields MRGLIYGLGAVVALAIAAPALAGDLTSIEVDPSGKAIAVKKEPGKLAPIPDIGGIPNKGFNYGALYQVPPNSIDIGKGINVMRGHVDANGLIALHEGPAEQTYVLYVISGTGKMTLNDKDGKKYGDITYKPDDVILFQPHTWHGWVNGDTPFEFLGFDMQAPKK from the coding sequence ATGCGTGGTCTAATCTATGGGTTAGGTGCGGTGGTGGCACTCGCAATTGCTGCTCCGGCGCTTGCCGGCGATCTGACGAGCATTGAAGTCGATCCCAGCGGCAAAGCGATTGCGGTCAAGAAGGAGCCTGGAAAGCTCGCGCCGATACCGGACATTGGCGGCATACCGAACAAGGGTTTCAACTATGGGGCACTCTATCAAGTGCCACCAAACAGCATTGATATCGGCAAAGGCATCAATGTGATGCGCGGGCACGTCGACGCCAACGGCTTGATCGCGCTTCACGAGGGACCAGCGGAACAGACATACGTTCTTTACGTCATCAGCGGCACTGGCAAGATGACCCTGAACGACAAGGATGGCAAAAAGTACGGCGATATCACCTACAAGCCCGATGACGTCATTCTGTTCCAGCCGCATACGTGGCACGGCTGGGTCAATGGCGATACGCCGTTCGAATTCCTCGGCTTCGACATGCAGGCGCCGAAGAAATAG
- a CDS encoding MarR family winged helix-turn-helix transcriptional regulator: MGPYPYALKRLLAAIPEVGGMQRELRRKSLNAKSTIAPVEMPGLDGHLCFALYAASNHMTRLFVPYLQKLGVTYPQYLVLVVLWERGPQGVGDLATVLRMDLGTLSPMLKRLEAKGLVTRRRQATDERRVLVDLTPKGVSLRKRTEQMLGEFYCFLNVPLTELFDLKDRLRHFVRSAGPKEIRTNPVKGSE, encoded by the coding sequence ATGGGCCCGTATCCATATGCTCTCAAGCGGTTGTTGGCAGCTATCCCGGAAGTCGGTGGTATGCAACGCGAACTTAGAAGAAAAAGCCTGAACGCTAAAAGCACCATTGCGCCGGTGGAAATGCCGGGGCTCGACGGCCACCTTTGCTTCGCGCTGTACGCCGCCAGCAATCACATGACACGACTGTTCGTCCCGTACCTCCAAAAGCTCGGCGTGACCTATCCCCAATATCTGGTTCTGGTCGTGCTTTGGGAGCGTGGCCCGCAAGGCGTCGGAGATCTGGCCACCGTTCTACGAATGGATCTTGGCACGCTTTCGCCTATGCTTAAACGGCTCGAGGCCAAGGGACTCGTTACTCGACGACGGCAGGCCACCGACGAGCGTCGCGTACTTGTCGATCTAACACCGAAGGGGGTTTCCCTTCGGAAGCGAACTGAGCAGATGTTGGGTGAGTTTTACTGCTTTCTAAACGTGCCTTTGACAGAACTTTTCGACCTGAAGGATCGCCTTCGTCATTTCGTCCGCTCAGCGGGACCTAAGGAGATAAGGACGAATCCTGTCAAAGGGTCAGAGTGA
- a CDS encoding MBL fold metallo-hydrolase, with product MITAGTALSHETTVHAAAPIAAKQAPGFYRYKVGDFEVTVITDGALAFPVENFVSNATTEQVKAALAAAHRATDALSVPFSPIVVNTGSKLILIDTGLGDAAFERSKGTVGQFATNLKAAGLERSNIDAVVISHFHIDHVDGLVAADGKPAFPHAEIFVPAAEWKFWMDEGEMSRAPKGRIEGLFKNSRRVFGALGGKVTPYEEGKEVLAGLTAIATPGHSVGHTSFVLSSGASSVFIQGDVAHIPVLFVANPGWHASIDQDPVMAEATRRKVYDMLVAEKMLVQGFHYPFPALAHVEKTANGYREVLMPWNPNI from the coding sequence ATGATAACGGCAGGTACAGCCCTGTCGCATGAAACGACGGTTCACGCGGCCGCGCCCATCGCGGCGAAGCAGGCTCCCGGCTTCTATCGCTACAAGGTCGGCGACTTCGAGGTCACTGTCATCACTGATGGTGCGCTGGCATTCCCGGTCGAGAACTTCGTTTCAAACGCGACAACGGAGCAGGTCAAGGCGGCGCTTGCGGCTGCCCATCGCGCGACCGATGCCCTGTCCGTTCCATTCTCGCCCATCGTCGTGAACACGGGGTCGAAGCTGATCCTGATCGACACCGGTCTCGGCGATGCGGCGTTTGAGCGAAGCAAAGGCACAGTCGGGCAATTCGCGACGAACCTGAAGGCCGCGGGTCTTGAACGCTCGAATATCGATGCCGTCGTGATCTCTCACTTCCATATCGATCATGTCGATGGCCTGGTTGCGGCGGATGGCAAGCCGGCATTCCCGCATGCGGAGATCTTCGTGCCGGCCGCTGAATGGAAATTCTGGATGGACGAGGGCGAGATGAGCCGGGCGCCGAAGGGCCGGATCGAGGGCTTGTTCAAGAACAGCCGCCGGGTTTTTGGCGCGCTTGGCGGCAAGGTCACGCCTTACGAGGAAGGCAAGGAGGTCTTGGCCGGGCTAACCGCCATTGCTACGCCCGGGCACTCCGTTGGGCATACGTCGTTCGTTCTGTCCTCCGGCGCCAGCAGCGTATTTATTCAGGGGGACGTGGCGCATATTCCGGTGCTGTTCGTCGCTAATCCTGGTTGGCATGCATCGATTGATCAAGACCCGGTCATGGCCGAAGCCACGCGCCGAAAGGTCTACGACATGCTCGTGGCCGAAAAGATGCTGGTTCAGGGCTTCCATTACCCATTCCCCGCTCTCGCCCATGTAGAAAAGACCGCGAACGGTTATCGCGAAGTCCTGATGCCGTGGAATCCCAACATCTAG
- a CDS encoding (2Fe-2S)-binding protein, which yields MTTLNVNGRNMSVEAANDTPLLWVIRENLQMTGTKFGCGAGLCGACTVHVNGEAVRSCQTSVSDAVGKKITTIEGLSAKGDHPLQKAWIAEQVPQCGYCQSGQIMQAASLLSKNSNPTKDEVVAHMDGNLCRCMTYSRIQKAIMRAAADMRTASNAGTERRPT from the coding sequence ATGACCACCTTGAACGTCAACGGGCGGAATATGTCCGTCGAGGCGGCCAATGATACGCCGCTGCTCTGGGTCATCCGCGAAAACTTGCAGATGACCGGCACGAAATTCGGATGCGGCGCCGGCCTGTGTGGCGCTTGCACGGTTCACGTCAACGGCGAGGCCGTCAGGTCCTGCCAGACCTCGGTCAGCGACGCCGTCGGCAAGAAGATCACCACCATCGAAGGCCTCAGCGCCAAGGGCGATCATCCGCTGCAGAAGGCCTGGATCGCCGAGCAGGTTCCGCAATGCGGCTACTGCCAGTCCGGCCAGATCATGCAGGCGGCTTCGCTGCTGTCGAAGAATTCCAATCCGACCAAGGATGAAGTCGTTGCGCATATGGACGGCAATCTGTGCCGCTGCATGACCTATTCCCGAATCCAGAAGGCCATCATGCGCGCCGCCGCCGACATGCGCACCGCGTCCAACGCCGGCACCGAGCGGAGGCCCACATGA
- a CDS encoding putative quinol monooxygenase, with amino-acid sequence MPDMDRRAFVGAAAVGGVAAAVLAASSAMAAGQTGYFVIAEIVSKKDKADDLRALLVPFAEKSAKEPGCLVYTLMEVIGEPGRFLTFERWTDKAALEGHMVTPEIKAIVPKLEPVLAKPFTQLFLDARTGG; translated from the coding sequence ATGCCTGATATGGATCGCCGTGCATTCGTTGGCGCCGCCGCTGTGGGTGGCGTGGCGGCTGCCGTTCTTGCCGCTTCATCCGCGATGGCGGCGGGGCAGACCGGTTACTTCGTGATCGCCGAAATCGTGTCCAAGAAGGACAAGGCGGACGATCTCCGCGCGCTGCTCGTGCCCTTCGCCGAGAAGTCGGCCAAGGAACCAGGTTGCCTGGTCTACACGCTGATGGAAGTGATCGGCGAGCCAGGGCGTTTCCTGACCTTCGAGCGCTGGACCGACAAGGCTGCCCTCGAAGGCCACATGGTTACCCCGGAGATCAAGGCAATCGTGCCAAAGCTCGAGCCCGTTCTGGCAAAGCCGTTCACTCAGCTTTTCCTCGACGCGCGAACGGGCGGCTAA
- a CDS encoding glutathione S-transferase family protein, translated as MSQVILHHYPLSPYSEKIRLALGLKGVSWNSVDIPVWTPRPKLTPMTGGYRRTPILQVGAEFHCDTLHILRAIEELGSSGSLYPKGQEGLAKALGWWIEKGSFMNAVCLTIGNMAGLPQELVEERRPLFRVNLDPEALRPKRALYLQRVNAHIAWLAEVLADGRKFVFGTDPSAADLSVYHPIWFARQNGGSEVNELISFATVIDPWYARVAAIGHGKFSEMTPDQAIEVAKANEPSEPDEWSSEAQNVGLRRGDWVSVTPDDYGNPVCGSILAWAPDEIVIRHEDPSVGKVNLRFPRVGFDATLAERQAA; from the coding sequence ATGTCACAGGTCATCCTGCATCACTACCCACTTTCGCCTTACTCGGAAAAGATACGCCTTGCCCTGGGTCTCAAGGGCGTAAGCTGGAACTCAGTCGATATTCCGGTATGGACGCCGCGCCCCAAACTGACGCCGATGACGGGAGGCTACCGGCGAACTCCGATCCTTCAAGTCGGGGCGGAGTTCCACTGCGATACGCTGCACATTCTCCGAGCCATTGAAGAATTGGGCTCTTCGGGATCGCTTTATCCGAAAGGTCAGGAAGGGCTCGCAAAGGCTCTTGGCTGGTGGATCGAGAAAGGCTCCTTCATGAATGCGGTCTGTCTCACGATCGGCAACATGGCAGGGCTGCCTCAAGAACTTGTCGAGGAACGACGTCCGCTCTTCCGGGTCAATCTGGACCCGGAGGCATTACGTCCCAAGCGAGCGCTGTACTTGCAGAGGGTCAACGCACACATTGCATGGCTCGCTGAAGTCCTGGCCGATGGTCGCAAGTTCGTATTCGGGACAGATCCTTCCGCGGCCGACTTATCAGTTTACCACCCGATTTGGTTTGCACGGCAGAATGGTGGCAGCGAGGTAAATGAGCTGATCTCTTTCGCAACCGTGATCGACCCGTGGTACGCGAGAGTTGCGGCCATTGGGCACGGCAAATTCTCCGAAATGACACCCGACCAAGCGATCGAAGTTGCCAAGGCGAATGAACCGAGTGAGCCCGACGAATGGTCGTCAGAGGCGCAGAATGTCGGCCTCCGGCGTGGTGACTGGGTCAGCGTAACTCCCGACGACTATGGCAATCCCGTGTGCGGAAGCATTCTTGCTTGGGCGCCCGATGAGATTGTCATCCGGCATGAAGACCCTTCGGTTGGCAAAGTGAACCTGCGCTTCCCGCGAGTCGGCTTTGATGCGACTCTTGCGGAAAGGCAAGCCGCCTAA
- a CDS encoding carbohydrate ABC transporter permease yields the protein MTLIGVALFVSLLPIVLAVMNALKTTVEISTNPLALPSQFQWQNFVNAWKNASLGPSLLHSAQVAGLTIVLVCLTAAPCAYVLARQRGQGFRFLTFYFMASITVPVQLYLYPLYFIFAKLGLVNSIPAVAVVYTAMFSPFSIFLLRTYVLSIPEALEEAAEVDGATAWQKFFYVILPMMRPGLLTVAIIVGLNAWNEFVIAVTFLQNDANVTAIVKFYNLTGQYSTDWGEMLAAAVIIVLPVVLVFVLLQRRFIDGMTAGAVKS from the coding sequence GCTGCCGATCGTGCTCGCGGTGATGAATGCGCTGAAGACGACGGTCGAGATCAGCACCAATCCACTCGCGCTGCCCAGTCAGTTCCAATGGCAGAATTTCGTCAATGCGTGGAAGAACGCCTCGCTCGGCCCGAGCCTGCTGCACAGCGCCCAGGTGGCCGGCCTCACCATTGTCCTGGTGTGCCTCACGGCCGCGCCTTGCGCTTACGTGCTGGCGCGCCAGCGGGGACAAGGATTCCGCTTCCTCACCTTTTACTTCATGGCTTCGATCACTGTTCCGGTGCAGCTATATCTCTATCCGCTGTATTTCATTTTTGCGAAGCTCGGTCTGGTCAATTCGATCCCGGCCGTAGCCGTGGTCTACACGGCGATGTTCTCGCCCTTTTCGATCTTCCTGCTGCGCACCTACGTTCTCTCGATTCCCGAGGCGCTGGAGGAGGCCGCCGAAGTGGACGGCGCGACGGCCTGGCAGAAATTCTTCTATGTCATTCTGCCGATGATGCGGCCGGGTCTGCTGACCGTTGCTATCATCGTCGGCCTCAACGCCTGGAATGAATTTGTCATCGCCGTAACGTTCCTGCAGAACGACGCCAATGTCACGGCCATCGTGAAATTCTACAATTTAACCGGGCAATATTCGACCGATTGGGGCGAGATGCTTGCTGCAGCGGTGATCATCGTGCTGCCGGTCGTATTGGTCTTCGTGCTGCTGCAACGTCGCTTTATCGACGGCATGACGGCTGGCGCAGTGAAGTCGTAA
- a CDS encoding MarR family winged helix-turn-helix transcriptional regulator, whose translation MGRYVRRKSSIAPVEMPGLDSHLCFALYAASNHMTRLFVPFLQKLGVTYPQYLVLVVLWERGAQGVGDLASLLRMEFGTLSPMLKRIESKGLITRQRPPSDERRVLVALTSKGASLRKRTEQMLGEFYCFLNMPLDELTDLKDRLHHFVKSAGPKESPALPRKILKVVS comes from the coding sequence ATGGGACGCTATGTAAGAAGAAAAAGCTCGATTGCTCCGGTAGAAATGCCAGGGCTCGACAGCCATCTTTGCTTCGCGCTCTACGCCGCCAGCAATCACATGACACGTCTGTTCGTGCCCTTCCTTCAAAAGCTCGGCGTGACCTATCCCCAATATCTGGTTCTCGTCGTGCTTTGGGAGCGTGGCGCGCAAGGCGTGGGAGACCTCGCCTCACTGCTGCGTATGGAGTTCGGCACTCTTTCCCCGATGCTCAAGCGTATTGAGAGCAAGGGGCTGATCACGCGGCAACGGCCGCCCAGCGACGAACGTCGCGTGCTTGTCGCTCTAACATCGAAGGGGGCTTCGCTTCGGAAGCGAACCGAGCAGATGTTGGGTGAGTTTTACTGCTTTCTGAACATGCCCTTGGACGAACTCACTGACCTGAAGGATCGGCTTCATCATTTCGTGAAATCGGCAGGACCGAAGGAGTCTCCGGCACTTCCCCGCAAAATTTTGAAGGTGGTTTCCTGA